The Candidatus Dadabacteria bacterium sequence TCAATGTCAAAACAGAGGCAGGAATGAGGAAAAGGGATATCCGCACCACTTGAGGGAACATCGGGCGCGCGGCAGGATATCCGGTTTTTATTCATTCAGTTCCCCCTGAGAAATATCTTTGCGGAATATCTGCCCTGTTCCTCCTTTTCAGATTTTTTCGGTTTCCGGCGATATTTCCTCTTTTCTGTACGAATAACACGGACATAGAGCATACAGGAAACAAGGAAAACCCGCTATTTATTCGCACGTAGAGAACCGCGTCAGCAAATTGACCGATCATATTATTCTTGATACATTTACCTATGATTCAGGTGCTGAAGCGGTTATCGGCATATTTTTACCGCTCAGAGGAAGATCGGGAGCCAGTCCGTGAGTGGTTGCGGAGCCTGAACCCTGTGGATCGTAAGATAATTGGCGAGGATATAAGAAAAATTGAGTTTTCTTGGCCGCTCGGTATGCCGTTTGTGCGTTCATTGGGACGAGGTCTTTGGGAGGTACGCAGCAGACTGGTTGACGGAAGAATGTCGCGGATAATATTCTGCGTAGAGAAAGACAGAATGATACTGTTACACGGCTTCATAAAGAAAAGCCAGAAGACCCCCAAGAAGGACATTGACCTTGCGATCAAGCGAAAAAGGGGAGAATACTTGTGAAAGACAAAAACATCGGAACATCTTTTGATAGCTGGCTGGATGAAGAAGGCATCAGACAGGAAGTTACTACTAACGCAATAAAGCGCGTATTGGCACATCAGGTGGTAGCAACTATGGAAAAAGATGGTCTTACCAGAACTGCTATGGCAAGGAGAATGCGCACTAGCCTCGGCACCCTCGACCGATTGTTAGACACCGAAAACGGTACGGTTACCTTGACAACCTTGCAGAAAGCTGCCACGGCGGTAGGACGTGAGGTGCGCTTGGACCTTGTATAAACTCTCTGCAGTTTCACATGACAAGTCCATAGCGTCTCTCCTCGCCTAAGACAACCTGTTATGAAAACATCTGCAGAAAGACGTTAGGACGGCAGTGACACTTCAAAATGCATTAATCATCTAAAAAGAATAAGCAGGCCAATGATCCAAGAACAAAGAATGACCGAACACCTGATGGACATCATACGGATAGACAGTCCGTCAAGAAGAGAAAAAGATGTAGCCGTAAGGCTTGAAGAAGAGATGAAAGATCTCGGTGCTGAATGTTTCTATGACGACGCCGGTGAGAAAGTCGGCGCGGATACGGGAAATATGATAGTAAGGATTCCCGGAACGAAAGAAAACGCCCCGCCCTTTTTCCTCTGCTCCCACATGGATACAGTAAGCCCGGGAGAGGGAATAAAACCGAGAGTGCAGGACGGCGTCATGAGAAGCGACGGCACTACAATACTCGGAAGCGACGATAAAAGCGGCGTATCCATAATAGTCGAAGTGCTTCGTACCCTGAGAGAAAACGATATCCCGCACTCCGATATAGAAGTGGCTTTTACGATCTGTGAAGAGGTCGGCCTTCTGGGGGCGAAGTTCCTTGACACTTCAAGCTTTAAAAGCACCTACGGGATAGTTCTTGACAGCAGCACACCAGATAGACTTGTCCTCAGGTGCCCATGCTCAGACATAATGGACGTGAAGATATACGGCGTAGAAGCGCATTCAGGACTCTGCCCGGAGAACGGAATAAGCGCGGTGGAAATCCTAAGCGAGGCAATCTCCAGAATGAAGCTCGGGAGGATAGACCATGAGACAACCGCAAACATAGGAAAGGTAAACGGGGGGTCCGCCATAAACATAGTTCCGGGGCTGGTTGAAGTAAAAGCCGAAGCGCGAAGCCACGACCCGAAAAAACTGGACGCGCAGATACAGCACATGTGCGAGTGCTTTCTGGAAGCGGCCGGGAGCAGAGAGCTTTTCCTTGACGGAGAACGGCTCTTTGCCCGCGCGGAGGTAGAGACAGAACGCGTTTACCCGGTAATGAACGTCTCCCCGCAGGCAGTTGTGACGAAACTCGTACTCAAAGCGGCGGAGAACATCCACCACGACATAGAACTTCACACAAGCGGCGGAGGGTGCGACGCGAACTACATAAACGAAAAGGGAATCGAGTGCGTAAACCTGGGAACCGGAATGTATGAGCTTCACACCGTAAACGAATATCTTCTGATCGATGAATTCCGAAGATCGGCGGAGATAGTCCTTGAAACCATAAAACTCCATTCGGAAAGCAACTGAGCGATGAAGGCTCTAATTCTGGTTGATCACGGAAGCACTGTAGAAGAAGCAAACGCCCTTCTTGAGAAAGTGGCCGAGAGGGCAAGGGCTTACCCGGGCTCCCCGTTTGATATGGTTGAGCACTGCCACATGGAACTCTGCGAACCGTCAATAAAGGAGGCTTTTCGCAAATGCGTAGCGGCCGGCGCGAGTGACATAACAGTCCACCCGTACTTTCTCGTACCGGGAAGACACTCAAAGTCAGACATACCCCGAATGGTGGCGGAAGCAGCTCGGGATTTTCCGCAGGTGAGCTACAGGGTCACGGAACCGCTTGGACTTCACGACAAGATAATAGAAGTTGTATTTGAAAGATCGCTTGGGTAATACCCGTACAAAACCTGATGAGAAAATATTCGGCGGTGCTTTTTGACCTTTTCGACACGATTGTAATGTTCGAACCTTCACTCCTGCCCGAGGTGACTATTAACGGAGAGGTACATAACTCAACCGCCCAACACGTTTTCACAAAGATGCGCTCAAGCCTCGGAGGAATGGAGTTCTCGGACTTCTATACGCCTTTTGTTGAGAGCTACACAGAGCTTCTTGAACTCAGGAAAAAGGATCTGAGAGAGCATCCGAACAGAAAAAGGTTTGAGATATTCCTTGAGAAGACGGGCATCAACGGAAGTGACGACTTGCCTGACAGGTTTGTACGCTCACACATGGAAAGCCTCTGCGGAGCGGTTGTATACCCCGAGCACCACACTGAAGTTCTTTCCTACCTAAAGGAAAAAGGATACAGGCTTTCCCTGGTCTCAAACTTTGATCACGCTCCCACGGTGCGGGAGCTGCTCGAAAAATTCAGGATCGCGGATTTTTTCGAAGATGTAGTGATATCAGAAGAAATAGGCTGGAGAAAACCTCACCGGAAGATGTTTGAATCCGCTCTCGCGAAACTTGATGAGAGTCCGCAAAATGCCGTTTTCATAGGGGACAACCCCGAAGCAGACATAAAAGGGTCTTCTGAGTCAGGAATTGATTCCGTGTGGGTAAAAAGAAAGGAAGAACTCACCCGAGCAAAACCGAAATTCATCATAAAAGACCTGATAGAACTGAGAGAAATAATCTGAAAACCCCCATTTAGATGCAAAGATTCACCCGCACTGAAAAAAAACTGCCCTCCATAAGAAGCGCGAAACATATAACAACCATACAGCAGATGCTTGAGGAAAATTCTGCCCTCTACGCGGACAAGATCGCCTATTCCGTAAGAAAAAAGGATCTGTCGCTAAGCTCTCTTGTTTTCAGTGAAGTCTTTACTCTTTTCGCCGGGCTTTCTGCCCACTTGAGATCCCTAGGTCTTAAGAAGGGAGAACATGTTGCCATAGTGGGAGAAAACAGCCCGCAATGGGCAATCTCCTACTTTGCGGCAATATGGGCGGGTGCAATAGCCGTACCACTTGACGCTAGGGCTAAAACGGAACACATAAAGCAGGTTCTCGTGCTTTCAGATTCAAGATTCCTTATCGCCTCGGCACCATTCGTAAAAACTTTGGGCGACATTGGGACCGTCGAGCACATAATACCGATGGAGGAAGCTCTTAATTTAAGGACCGATGTCGAAAAAACCAAACCACCAGAAAAAACAGAACCCGAGGACATAGCTGATATAGTTTTCACCTCGGGAACCACCGGCAACCCCAAGGGCGTAATGCTCTCCCACGCAAACATAATGTCTAACCTTAATACACTCTACTGCGCTTTTCCCATAACAGATAAAGACACCGCTTTTTCCATACTTCCCATCCACCACGTGTATGAGAGAATAGGCGGAATACTGCTTTCTTTCTGCTGCGGGCAGAGAGTGTTTTTCGCAAGAAGCATAAAACCGAATGAAATGCTCTCGGATCTCAAGGCCGCAAGACCCACGGTGTGGCTAAACACCCCTTTGATACTGGAGAGACTGCTCGGAAGAATAGAACAGGCCAAGGCAAAAAGCTTTTTCACAAGGATGCTTCCTTCGGGGCTCTTTGGAAAGATGGCGAAAAAGCGCCTGGGTCTTGACCGCCTGAGACTCATAGTAAGCGGCGGGGCCGCCTTATCCGAGGCAGCTTCTTTGGGACTCGAAAAATACAGATTTCCCCTGCTTCAGGGATACGGAATGAGCGAGACAGCCGCGGTTATATCAGTAAATCCCCCTTCAGCGCCAAAAAACACAAGCGGCGGAATGGTGCTTGAAGGAATCGAGGTTGAGATAAGGGATATGGACACAGAAGGGGTCGGGGAGATATGCGCCAGGGGCCCGAACATAATGCTGGGTTACTATAAGAACCCCAGGGCGACAAAAGAGATTCTCTCCGATGACGGCTGGCTCAGAACCGGTGACCTTGGCTATTTTGACGACGGGGGCTATCTGCACATAACGGGAAGGAAAAAATCGGTTATCGTAACCAAGGGAGGAAAGAACATCTCTCCCGAGGAGATCGAGGAGAAGCTTACCCCGCTTGAAACGGTTGAAGAAGCCGTTGTATTCAGCCCGGATGACGAAAGGATACAGGCCGTGATATTTCCGCAGAAGGAGGGAATTTCAAGAAGGCTCGGGAACACCCCGCAGGACGGAGATGATGAAAGCGTGTGGGATATTCTCAAAAGCGACATAAGCGCACTTAACCGCCGCCTTGAAGCCCACAAAAGAATCAGCCACTTCGCGGTCGCAAGAAAAGAACTTCCGAAAACCACTACGAGAAAGGTGAAAAGATATCTTTTCAGGAACATGGACATACCCAGGACCACGAAGTTCATCCAGCCCCCGGAGGACAAATGAATAAAGCACCTCTCAAGTTCGCCCTTGACCACGGCCTCACCGAGAGCGAATACCAAAAGATAATCGAAACCCTGGGAAGAGAGCCCAACTCGACAGAAATCGGAATTCTGGGAGCCATGTGGTCTGAGCACTGCTCCTACAAAAGCTCCAAGGTGCATCTCCGGAAGTTTCCCACAACCGGAGAGCAGGTCATACAGGGCCCGGGAGAAAACGCGGGAGTGGTGGATATAGGGGATGGCGACTGTGTCGTCTTCAAGATGGAAAGCCACAACCACCCCTCCTTCATAGAACCTTACCAGGGCGCCGCCACCGGGGTCGGGGGGATACTCCGGGACATATTCACCATGGGAGCAAGGCCGGTGGCGCTTTTAAACTCCCTTCGCTTTGGAAACCCGGATCTTCAGAAAACAAAATTCCTTGTCGAAGGGGTCGTATCGGGAATAGCCGGCTATGGGAACTGCATGGGTATTCCCACTGTAGGAGGAGAGATATATTTTGACGATTGCTATAACGGAAACCCTCTTGTAAACGCCTTCGCTCTCGGAGTAACGAAAGAAGACAACATCTTCCGCGGATATGCGTCGGGCGAAGGGAATCCCGTGATATACGTCGGATCAAAGACCGGAAGAGACGGCATACAGGGGGCCATCATGGCATCTGACACTTTTACAGAGGAAACCGAAGAGAAAAGGCCCGCGGTACAGGTGGGAGATCCGTTTACGGAAAAACTTCTTCTTGAAGCCTGCCTGGAACTGTTTAAGACTGATTGTGTTGTCGGCATACAGGACATGGGAGCCGCGGGACTCACATCCTCTTCAACGGAAATGGCTGATCGTGCGGGAACAGGCCTCGAGATTCAAATCGACAGGGTTCCAAGGCGAGAAGAAGGCATGACTCCCTATGAAGTGATGCTTTCTGAATCGCAGGAAAGAATGCTTGTAGTCTTGGAAAAGGGCAAGGAAAATACAGCCCGGGATATCTTCAGGAAATGGAACCTTGATTTTTCGATTATCGGCAAGGTGACCGATTCTGGAAGACTGACTATTGTAGAAGAAGGAAGCACAGTTGCGGACCTGCCCGTAAGCCTCATAACCTCCGGAGCGCCAACTTACGAAAGACCGGTAAAAAGACCCGCCTACCTGAACAAAATAAAAAAACTGGATTCGGAGGATATCCCCGAACCTGAAGATATTGAAAGAACTTTCCTTGAGATTCTGTCTTCTCCGACTGTATCGAGCAAGAAATGGGTTTACGAGCAGTATGACCACATGGTAAGAACCGACACCGTTTTGGGACCAGGAGCGGATTCCGCGATAATAAGGCTCAAGGGAACTCATAAAGGGATCGCAATGACATCTAATGTTAATTCTAGATATTGTTATCTAAGTCCTCGTGAAGGAACTAAAATAGCTGTCGCGGAAAGTGTCAGAAATCTGGCCTGCTGTGGTGCCTCTCCCCTTGCGATCACCGACTGTCTTAATTTTGGAAACCCTGAAAATTCCGAGATAATGTGGCAGTTCCAAGAAAGCGTTGAAGGCATGTCGGAAGCCGCAAGAACGTTCAATACGCCTGTTGTAAGCGGCAACGTCAGTCTTTACAACGAAACCGAGGGTGTCGCAATATTCCCTACCCCGACTGTGGCAATGGTGGGCCTTATAGAAGATATCGCCAAAACCGTCACTTCTTGGTTTCAAGATCCTGGAGATTTAGTGATACTGCTCGGAGGAGCCATAGAAGAAGATATAGGAGGTAGTGAGTACCTCAATATCCAACACGGCTTGATTGACGGGAAACCACCTTCAATTGATCTTGATAAAGAGAAAAAGCTTGCCGAAATGTTGATTGCATGCGCTTCTCAAAGTATACTTAAATCGGCGCATGATATATCTGAGGGCGGCTTTACTGTAGCGCTCGCGGAATGCTGCTTTAGTCCAGACGGTACAAGGGGGGTCTTGGTAAAAGCGCCCGATATAAATGAAAACTCTCTTAGAGGCGATCTGTTTCTTTTCTCCGAAACGCAATCCAGAGTAATAGCTAGCATAAGCGAAGCCAATTGGGGAAGAATAGAAGAGATGGCGAGTAATTACGGCGTTCCCGCGCTGCGTGCCGGAGTAGTCATTGATAACGACAGGTTCTGCGTTGAAGATTTAATCGACATGAAAATCTCAGCAGTTCACGATGCATGGTCTATGGGCTTTCAGAGGAGTCTTTCGGTCCCAGAGGGGTGAAAATGGCAAAGCTACGCGAAGAGTGCGGAGTCTTTGGAATATATGATCATCCAGCCGCTGCCAATTTTACCTATCTCGGTCTCTACTCTCTCCAACACAGAGGTCAGGAAAGCGCTGGCATAGTGTCAACCGACGGTGAGAAGCTTTACTCTCACCGGGAGATGGGACTCGTAACCGAAGTTTTTGATGAAGAGTCCATATTGAAGCTTAAAGGCACTACCGCAATCGGCCACGTAAGGTATTCCACAACAGGCTCAAGCAACAACAAGAATACCCAGCCTCTGATTATGAATTACGAAAAAGGAGAGCTAGCGGTCGGACACAATGGCAATCTCACAAATGCGAGAGTGCTGAGACACAAGCTTGAGAAAGAAGGTTCCATATTCCAGTCAACCACAGATACCGAGGTAATCGTACACCTCATAGCGAGATCAAAAGAAAAAACCTTCTTGGGAAGAATCATCGAAGCCCTTACCGAATGCAAAGGAGCTTATTGTCTTTTATTTCTTACTCCCAAAGGGCTAGTAGCTGCACGTGATCCCCACGGATTCCGGCCCCTTGTTCTCGGGAAGATTGATAATTCTTACGTTGTGGCCTCCGAGTCATGTGCTTTTGAACTAATAGGAGCTGATTATATAAGGGAAGTAGCACCAGGGGAAATAATATTCATAAATGAGAAAGGAATCAGGTCATTCAATCCGCTTCCGAAAAAACAGCACAAATACTGCGTATTTGAGAACATATATTTCTCGAGACCCGATTCGTTTGTCCAAGGAAAAAACATCTATCAGATGAGGAAAAACATGGGGAAACAACTCGCAATTGAATCTCCCGCCGACGCGGACATCGTCGTGGCCGTACCAGATTCGGGAACGCCGGCGGCCATGGGATACGCCGAGCAGTTGGGAATCCCTTTTGAAACCGGCTTCCTGCGGAGTCACTATATCGGAAGAACCTTTATTGAACCTCAACAATCAATAAGAAACTTCGGAGTGAAACTGAAACTCAGCGTGATAAAAGAGGTCATAGACGGGAAAAAAATAGTAGTGGTTGACGACTCCATAGTAAGAGGGACAACCAGCAGAAAAATCGTCAAGATGATACGCGATGCCGGTGCCAAGGAAGTTCACATGAGAATAAGTTCACCTCCGATGAAGTTCTCATGCTACTACGGCATAGATACTCCTCTCAAAGAAGAACTCATAGCGCATTCTCTCGAAGTAGAAAAAATAAAGGACTACATAACTTCCGATACTCTGGGATACTTAAGCAGAGATGGGGTAGCAAAAGCGGTCACCAACGGTGACGAGTCCCTTAATGGAAAATCAAGCTACTGTTTTGCGTGTTTTGACGGAAATTATCCGGTGGAAATAACAGACGAGAAAGTGTCGCATCAACAAATGGACCTTTTTTAGTCCCATCGGACCGTGCTAAAATCAAGAGTTCCGGCTATATATCTGAAAGTTTCCCGAGAATCTCTTCAAGCTTTTTCTTGTGGTTTTGAAATTCATCCAGTTTCCCCTTTTCCTTTTCCACAACGTCTTCGGGAGCACGTTTGATGAAATCCCTGTTCGCAAGTTTACCCTCGGTTTTTTTAAGTTCCTGCGTAACTTTTGCCAAATCCTTACTCAGTCTGGAAATTTCCTTCTCAAGATCAAGCAGATTCTCAACCGGCATAATTATCTCCACCCCCGAAACAACTTCCGAGACTGTTTTACCCTGAATATCCTCTCCGCAAACAACGCAATCTGCAAGAGAAGCCATACCCAGGATAATCTCAAGGTTTTCCCTTAAAACATCTCCTACCTCGCTGCTTTCGGAATTAAGGTGGATTGATACCTTCTCCGAGGGATGAATTCCCACGATGGCACGCAGGTTTCTTATTCCAGTTACAACACTTTTTACAAGCTCAATCTGCCCGGACTCTTCTTTAAATATCTCGCTTTCCTTCGGCTTTGGATACCGTGTTTCAAGAATGCTCTTTGAATCAAGACCTTCTCCTTTAGGAAGATTGACTCCCTTTTCCCTGAATATTCGGAATATTTCCTCCGTAATATAGGGCGTAAAAGGATGGAGCGCCCTCAGGGAGCGTACCAGGACCCGCACGAGTACGTTAAGAGTGGTTTTTTTAGATTCACTGTCGTCTCCATAAAGCGAAAACTTGGATATTTCAAGATACCAATCGCAGCAATCATCCCATATAAAGTGATAAAGCACCTGAGAAGCCTTGTCGAATTCGTAGTCTTCAATGAATTCTTCAACTTCGGCGAGGGTGAAGTTGAGCCTGCTGAGAATCCATCGGTCAGGAACACTTAGGCAAGAGTTGTTGAGATCGGAGTCGTGAATCATCTCCGGTTCAAGGTTCATAAACACAAATCTGGTAGCATTCCATATCTTGTTCATGAAGTTCCTGTATCCCTCGATAACAGGAAAGGTAAGCTTTATATCCCTTCCCTGAGCTGCAAGTGCCGCAAGCGAGAAACGAAGCGCGTCGGCACCATATTTTTCGATCACGTCAATAGGATCAATTACGTTGCCCGTCGTCTTGCTCATCTTGCGACCTTTTGCGTCCCGTATAAGGCCATGCACATAAACATCCCTGAAAGGGACATCTTTCATGAACTTAAGTCCCAGCATTATCATTCTCGCGACCCAGAAGAAAATAATGTCAAATCCGGTAACCAGGCACGATGTCGGATAGTAATGCCTGAGCGCTTCAGTCTCCGCTGGCCATCCAAGGGTGGAAAAAGGCCAGAGCCCGGAAGAAAACCACGTATCCAGCACATCCGGATCCCTAACGAGTTTGACCTCTTCACCATAATGCTTCTTCGCGGAAGCGGCAGCTTCGCGCTCATTCACGGCAACGAAAACTTCCCCGTCAGGTCCGTACCATGCGGGTATTCGGTGACCCCACCAAAGCTGCCTCGAGATACACCAAGGCTCTATATTTCTCATCCATTCAAAGTAAGTGTTTTCCCAGAACTCCGGATAAAAACGTATTTCACCTCGTTCTACGTATGAAATGGCCTCAGCGGCAAGTTCTTTTGTGTTTACGTACCACTGGTCAGTCAACCAAGGTTCTACGATCACCCCGGAGCGGTCGCCGTAGGGAACCGTGTGGGTGGTTTGCTCAACCTTTACCAGAAAACCTCCTTCCTCAAGGTCCTGGATTACGGCTTTTCTAGCCTCAAATCTTTCAAGTCCCACGTATTTTTCGGGGACATCACCTCTTACGTGTGCCCGCTCGTCAAGAATGTTTAATATATCAAGACCGTTACGTTTTCCGACTTCAAAATCGTTAAAATCATGTCCCGGAGTTATCTTTACGGCTCCCGTACCCTTCTCTGGGTCGCTGTACTCATCAGCTATTACCGGGATATTCCTTCCAACAAGAGGCAAAATAGCATTTCTGCCCACTAAATCGGCGTATCTCGGATCTTCAGGATGAACCGCGACTGCAGTATCTCCAAGCATGGTCTCAGGACGTGTTGTAGCTACAGTAACGAACAGGCCATCATCTCCCTCTATCGGATATCTTATATACCAGTAGTTCCCTTGAGTCTCTCTCTGCTCCACTTCCAGATCCGATATAGCCGTACGGAGCTTGGGGTCCCAGTTGACAAGCCTTTTGTCCTTGTAAATAAGTCCTTGAGAGTAAAGATCGACAAAAACTTCTCTCACCGCTTCTGAAAGCCCCTCATCAAGGGTGAACCGCTCCATTTCCCAGTCGGGAAGCGCTCCGAGTCTTTTTAACTGTTCTGTTATTCGGTTGCCGGAGTTCTCTTTCCATTGCCAAATTCGTTCAAGGAATTTTTCCCTGCCCAGATCGTTTTTCGTGAGTCCTTCGGAGGCAAGATTTTTTTCAACCATCATCTGGGTAGCAATACCCGCGTGATCGGTCCCTGGAACCCAGAGAACATCGAAATTATTCATTCTCTTGTACCTGACGAGAATGTCCTGAATGGTGTTGTTAAGAGCGTGGCCTATGTGCAACGATCCCGTTACGTTGGGTGGGGGGATGACAATTGAGAAAACCTCAGCCGAGTCTTTTATTTCGGATTTGTGAAGTCCCGATGAGATCCAGAAATCATAAACTCTCCGTTCAACCTCGGCAGGGTTGTAGCTTTTCTCCATGGCTACTGATCAAAAGAAAGAATAGACCGCAGGGGAAATATTAGCTTTCCAGCAATACGTCTTCGCTCTTCTCTTCGACTTCCGGTACGGGTACAGGTATTTCCGGTGCCTCGGTCTCTATGCTTATGTCCCTGTACATGGGAAGGCCGGTGCCAGCCGGAATCAACCTGCCCACGATAACGTTTTCCTTGAGTCCTCTGAGATCATCCTCCCTACCCTCGCAGGAGGCCTCGGTAAGAACCCTGGTGGTTTCCTGA is a genomic window containing:
- a CDS encoding valine--tRNA ligase, with translation MEKSYNPAEVERRVYDFWISSGLHKSEIKDSAEVFSIVIPPPNVTGSLHIGHALNNTIQDILVRYKRMNNFDVLWVPGTDHAGIATQMMVEKNLASEGLTKNDLGREKFLERIWQWKENSGNRITEQLKRLGALPDWEMERFTLDEGLSEAVREVFVDLYSQGLIYKDKRLVNWDPKLRTAISDLEVEQRETQGNYWYIRYPIEGDDGLFVTVATTRPETMLGDTAVAVHPEDPRYADLVGRNAILPLVGRNIPVIADEYSDPEKGTGAVKITPGHDFNDFEVGKRNGLDILNILDERAHVRGDVPEKYVGLERFEARKAVIQDLEEGGFLVKVEQTTHTVPYGDRSGVIVEPWLTDQWYVNTKELAAEAISYVERGEIRFYPEFWENTYFEWMRNIEPWCISRQLWWGHRIPAWYGPDGEVFVAVNEREAAASAKKHYGEEVKLVRDPDVLDTWFSSGLWPFSTLGWPAETEALRHYYPTSCLVTGFDIIFFWVARMIMLGLKFMKDVPFRDVYVHGLIRDAKGRKMSKTTGNVIDPIDVIEKYGADALRFSLAALAAQGRDIKLTFPVIEGYRNFMNKIWNATRFVFMNLEPEMIHDSDLNNSCLSVPDRWILSRLNFTLAEVEEFIEDYEFDKASQVLYHFIWDDCCDWYLEISKFSLYGDDSESKKTTLNVLVRVLVRSLRALHPFTPYITEEIFRIFREKGVNLPKGEGLDSKSILETRYPKPKESEIFKEESGQIELVKSVVTGIRNLRAIVGIHPSEKVSIHLNSESSEVGDVLRENLEIILGMASLADCVVCGEDIQGKTVSEVVSGVEIIMPVENLLDLEKEISRLSKDLAKVTQELKKTEGKLANRDFIKRAPEDVVEKEKGKLDEFQNHKKKLEEILGKLSDI
- a CDS encoding HAD family hydrolase, which gives rise to MRKYSAVLFDLFDTIVMFEPSLLPEVTINGEVHNSTAQHVFTKMRSSLGGMEFSDFYTPFVESYTELLELRKKDLREHPNRKRFEIFLEKTGINGSDDLPDRFVRSHMESLCGAVVYPEHHTEVLSYLKEKGYRLSLVSNFDHAPTVRELLEKFRIADFFEDVVISEEIGWRKPHRKMFESALAKLDESPQNAVFIGDNPEADIKGSSESGIDSVWVKRKEELTRAKPKFIIKDLIELREII
- the purF gene encoding amidophosphoribosyltransferase is translated as MKMAKLREECGVFGIYDHPAAANFTYLGLYSLQHRGQESAGIVSTDGEKLYSHREMGLVTEVFDEESILKLKGTTAIGHVRYSTTGSSNNKNTQPLIMNYEKGELAVGHNGNLTNARVLRHKLEKEGSIFQSTTDTEVIVHLIARSKEKTFLGRIIEALTECKGAYCLLFLTPKGLVAARDPHGFRPLVLGKIDNSYVVASESCAFELIGADYIREVAPGEIIFINEKGIRSFNPLPKKQHKYCVFENIYFSRPDSFVQGKNIYQMRKNMGKQLAIESPADADIVVAVPDSGTPAAMGYAEQLGIPFETGFLRSHYIGRTFIEPQQSIRNFGVKLKLSVIKEVIDGKKIVVVDDSIVRGTTSRKIVKMIRDAGAKEVHMRISSPPMKFSCYYGIDTPLKEELIAHSLEVEKIKDYITSDTLGYLSRDGVAKAVTNGDESLNGKSSYCFACFDGNYPVEITDEKVSHQQMDLF
- a CDS encoding AMP-binding protein produces the protein MQRFTRTEKKLPSIRSAKHITTIQQMLEENSALYADKIAYSVRKKDLSLSSLVFSEVFTLFAGLSAHLRSLGLKKGEHVAIVGENSPQWAISYFAAIWAGAIAVPLDARAKTEHIKQVLVLSDSRFLIASAPFVKTLGDIGTVEHIIPMEEALNLRTDVEKTKPPEKTEPEDIADIVFTSGTTGNPKGVMLSHANIMSNLNTLYCAFPITDKDTAFSILPIHHVYERIGGILLSFCCGQRVFFARSIKPNEMLSDLKAARPTVWLNTPLILERLLGRIEQAKAKSFFTRMLPSGLFGKMAKKRLGLDRLRLIVSGGAALSEAASLGLEKYRFPLLQGYGMSETAAVISVNPPSAPKNTSGGMVLEGIEVEIRDMDTEGVGEICARGPNIMLGYYKNPRATKEILSDDGWLRTGDLGYFDDGGYLHITGRKKSVIVTKGGKNISPEEIEEKLTPLETVEEAVVFSPDDERIQAVIFPQKEGISRRLGNTPQDGDDESVWDILKSDISALNRRLEAHKRISHFAVARKELPKTTTRKVKRYLFRNMDIPRTTKFIQPPEDK
- a CDS encoding M20/M25/M40 family metallo-hydrolase, which codes for MIQEQRMTEHLMDIIRIDSPSRREKDVAVRLEEEMKDLGAECFYDDAGEKVGADTGNMIVRIPGTKENAPPFFLCSHMDTVSPGEGIKPRVQDGVMRSDGTTILGSDDKSGVSIIVEVLRTLRENDIPHSDIEVAFTICEEVGLLGAKFLDTSSFKSTYGIVLDSSTPDRLVLRCPCSDIMDVKIYGVEAHSGLCPENGISAVEILSEAISRMKLGRIDHETTANIGKVNGGSAINIVPGLVEVKAEARSHDPKKLDAQIQHMCECFLEAAGSRELFLDGERLFARAEVETERVYPVMNVSPQAVVTKLVLKAAENIHHDIELHTSGGGCDANYINEKGIECVNLGTGMYELHTVNEYLLIDEFRRSAEIVLETIKLHSESN
- the purL gene encoding phosphoribosylformylglycinamidine synthase subunit PurL, which encodes MNKAPLKFALDHGLTESEYQKIIETLGREPNSTEIGILGAMWSEHCSYKSSKVHLRKFPTTGEQVIQGPGENAGVVDIGDGDCVVFKMESHNHPSFIEPYQGAATGVGGILRDIFTMGARPVALLNSLRFGNPDLQKTKFLVEGVVSGIAGYGNCMGIPTVGGEIYFDDCYNGNPLVNAFALGVTKEDNIFRGYASGEGNPVIYVGSKTGRDGIQGAIMASDTFTEETEEKRPAVQVGDPFTEKLLLEACLELFKTDCVVGIQDMGAAGLTSSSTEMADRAGTGLEIQIDRVPRREEGMTPYEVMLSESQERMLVVLEKGKENTARDIFRKWNLDFSIIGKVTDSGRLTIVEEGSTVADLPVSLITSGAPTYERPVKRPAYLNKIKKLDSEDIPEPEDIERTFLEILSSPTVSSKKWVYEQYDHMVRTDTVLGPGADSAIIRLKGTHKGIAMTSNVNSRYCYLSPREGTKIAVAESVRNLACCGASPLAITDCLNFGNPENSEIMWQFQESVEGMSEAARTFNTPVVSGNVSLYNETEGVAIFPTPTVAMVGLIEDIAKTVTSWFQDPGDLVILLGGAIEEDIGGSEYLNIQHGLIDGKPPSIDLDKEKKLAEMLIACASQSILKSAHDISEGGFTVALAECCFSPDGTRGVLVKAPDINENSLRGDLFLFSETQSRVIASISEANWGRIEEMASNYGVPALRAGVVIDNDRFCVEDLIDMKISAVHDAWSMGFQRSLSVPEG
- a CDS encoding Fis family transcriptional regulator produces the protein MKDKNIGTSFDSWLDEEGIRQEVTTNAIKRVLAHQVVATMEKDGLTRTAMARRMRTSLGTLDRLLDTENGTVTLTTLQKAATAVGREVRLDLV
- a CDS encoding type II toxin-antitoxin system RelE/ParE family toxin, producing MIQVLKRLSAYFYRSEEDREPVREWLRSLNPVDRKIIGEDIRKIEFSWPLGMPFVRSLGRGLWEVRSRLVDGRMSRIIFCVEKDRMILLHGFIKKSQKTPKKDIDLAIKRKRGEYL
- a CDS encoding cobalamin biosynthesis protein CbiX, which codes for MKALILVDHGSTVEEANALLEKVAERARAYPGSPFDMVEHCHMELCEPSIKEAFRKCVAAGASDITVHPYFLVPGRHSKSDIPRMVAEAARDFPQVSYRVTEPLGLHDKIIEVVFERSLG